From a single Gavia stellata isolate bGavSte3 chromosome 5, bGavSte3.hap2, whole genome shotgun sequence genomic region:
- the LOC104256097 gene encoding neuropeptide-like protein C4orf48 homolog: MRVMALLSVWSVMRVAIPFISVVGLLSVRLAGAGQDSGSVIPAESRPCVDCHAFEFMQRALQDLKKTAYNLDMRTETLLLRAEKKGLCDCFRAIH; encoded by the exons ATGAGAGTAATGGCGTTGCTGTCTGTCTGGAGCGTGATGCGTGTGGCGATCCCGTTCATCTCGGTGGTTGGCCTGCTAAGCGTGAGGCTTGCGGGGGCCGGCCAGGACTCTGGGAGTGTCATTCCTGCAGAAA GTCGTCCCTGCGTTGACTGCCATGCGTTTGAGTTCATGCAGAGGGCGTTGCAGGATTTAAAGAAGACAGCATATAATCTAGACATGCGG acagaaacCCTTCTTCTGAGAGCGGAAAAGAAAGGCCTATGTGATTGCTTTCGTGCAATACACTGA